One segment of Cyprinus carpio isolate SPL01 chromosome A17, ASM1834038v1, whole genome shotgun sequence DNA contains the following:
- the LOC109057011 gene encoding heme-binding protein 1-like produces the protein MDRGGCQMNGGGGGDVITLEDLESVSEEQLSDSPEEEQEEQGRLLRYWRDVARGHQVEVPTDMAEPIHQITTNNEGTHVREQVPYTLITRKEKCGEVLFEKRHYEKAHWACITVHEDTYEQSICYGFMKIMRYICQQNSAGSYLGMTIPIVTVVRTDEMHRTLSRAVTVAYYLPPPHQSEPPRPHDPEVTIEHWPAAVVYTRAFTGATNELTIIHEISSLAEALDCPAVCVSDSFIVAGYTNPAAAHRQNEIWFLERP, from the exons ATGGACCGCGGCGGGTGTCAGATGAACGGCGGCGGCGGCGGTGATGTGATCACACTGGAGGATCTGGAGTCTGTGTCGGAGGAGCAGCTGTCGGACAGTCccgaggaggagcaggaggagcagGGGAGGCTCCTGAGGTACTGGAGGGATGTGGCGCGCGGACACCAGGTGGAGGTGCCGACAG ACATGGCCGAGCCCATCCATCAGATCACCACCAACAACGAGGGCACACACGTGCGGGAGCAGGTGCCCTACACGCTCATCACACGCAAGGAGAAG TGCGGTGAGGTGCTGTTCGAGAAGCGTCACTATGAGAAGGCGCACTGGGCCTGTATCACGGTTCACGAGGACACGTATGAACAGAGCATCTGCTACGGCTTCATGAAGATCATGAGATACATCTGCCAGCAGAACTCAGCAG GCAGTTATCTGGGGATGACGATCCCCATCGTGACGGTGGTGCGCACCGATGAGATGCACAGGACTCTGTCGCGGGCCGTGACTGTAGCGTATTACCTGCCCCCCCCACACCAGAGCGAGCCGCCGCGGCCACACGACCCCGAGGTCACCATCGAGCACTGGCCCGCCGCTGTGGTCTACACCCG GGCGTTCACGGGCGCCACTAACGAGCTGACCATCATCCACGAGATCAGCAGTCTGGCCGAGGCTCTGGACTGTCCAGCCGTCTGTGTCAGCGACTCCTTCATCGTGGCCGGATACACCAACCCCGCGGCGGCCCACCGGCAGAACGAGATCTGGTTCCTGGAGCGGCCCTGA
- the LOC109095511 gene encoding mitochondrial basic amino acids transporter-like, whose translation MAMDFVAGCIGGAAGVLVGHPFDTVKVRLQVQSVDKPLYRGTYHCFQSIVRQESMLGLYKGIGSPMMGLTFINAIVFGVQGNAMRMLGADTPLHQFLAGAAAGLIQCVICCPMELAKTRMQMQGTGEKCASRKMYRNSLDCLIRIHRKEGVRGINRGMVTTVIRETPGFGVYFLTYDTLSRALGCDSDDGYIIPKLLLAGGMSGMASWISTYPVDVIKSRLQADGVGGANRYDGIVDCVRQSWRREGWRTFTRGLTSTLLRAFPVNATTFATVTLFLMYMREDADSMKDCEAMRPSLQHSSL comes from the exons ATGGCTATGGACTTTGTCGCAGGATGTATTGGAG GAGCCGCAGGTGTGCTGGTCGGACATCCGTTTGATACGGTCAAG GTGAGACTGCAGGTGCAGAGCGTGGACAAGCCCTTGTACCGCGGCACGTACCACTGCTTCCAGTCCATCGTCCGGCAGGAGTCG ATGCTGGGCCTCTATAAGGGCATCGGCTCGCCCATGATGGGCCTGACCTTCATCAACGCCATCGTGTTCGGCGTGCAGGGGAACGCCATGCGCATGCTGGGCGCGGACACGCCTCTGCACCAGTTCCTCGCGGGCGCGGCGGCCGGACTCATCCAGTGCGTGATCTGCTGCCCGATGGAGCTGGCCAAGACCCGCATGCAGATGCAGGGAACGGGCGAGAAGTGCGCCTCCAGGAAGATGTACAGGAACTCTCTGGACTGTCTGATCCGCATCCACCGGAAGGAGGGAGTCCGAGGGATAAACCGAGGAATGGTGACCACCGTCATCCGCGAGACGCCCGGCTTCGGCGTGTACTTCCTCACCTACGATACGCTGAGTCGTGCGCTGGGCTGCGACTCTGATGACGGATACATCATTCCCAAGCTGCTCCTGGCGGGCGGCATGTCGGGAATGGCGTCCTGGATCTCCACGTATCCTGTAGACGTCATCAAGTCCCGCCTCCAGGCGGACGGAGTGGGCGGAGCCAACAGGTACGACGGCATCGTGGACTGCGTCCGTCAGAGCTGGCGGCGGGAAGGATGGAGGACCTTCACTCGAGGCCTGACCTCGACCCTCTTGAGAGCGTTTCCCGTCAACGCCACAACATTCGCCACCGTCACGCTCTTCCTCATGTACATGCGCGAGGACGCCGACAGCATGAAGGACTGCGAGGCCATGCGGCCGAGTCTGCAGCACAGCAGCCTGTGA
- the slc25a47b gene encoding solute carrier family 25 member 47-B: MLQVRMQTQTRDSGVWECVRRTCRTEGVSGFYRGMSMPLSTVSISSSLVFGTYRNVLHLLQELRHRGAADAHRKADLFVSGFAGGVAQVLVMSPADIVKVRLQCQSELPDSRPKYRGPVHCLLSIARDEGLLGLYRGSAALALRDGPSFATYFLTYNSICDALRSTDSSQPGWTVVLLAGGVSGMCGWAVGTPMDVIKARLQVSGVSGRRYRGFFHCLSHSVRSEGPAVLFRGLTVNCIRAFPVNMSVFAMYELVVRFLRSPS, from the exons ATGCTGCAGGTGAGAATGCAGACTCAGACACGTGACTCAGGGGTCTGGGAGTGTGTGAGAAGAACCTGCAGAACTGAAGGA GTCAGTGGTTTCTACCGTGGGATGTCCATGCCGCTGAGCACCGTCTCCATCAGCTCCTCGCTGGTGTTCGGCACCTACAGGAACGTCCTGCACCTGCTGCAGGAGCTGCGGCACAGAGGCGCAGCCGATGCACACCGTAAAGCTGATTTATTTGTGTCTGGGTTTGCTGGAGGCGTCGCTCAG GTGCTGGTGATGTCACCTGCAGACATCGTGAAGGTGCGTCTTCAGTGTCAGAGCGAGCTGCCGGACTCCAGGCCCAAGTACCGCGGCCCGGTGCACTGTCTGCTGAGCATCGCGCGGGACGAGGGTCTGCTGGGGCTCTACAGGGGCTCCGCTGCTTTAGCGCTGCGTGACGGACCCTCCTTCGCCACCTACTTCCTCACGTACAACAGCATCTGTGATGCCCTGCGCTCTACAGACAGCAGCCAGCCAG GCTGGACGGTGGTTCTTCTGGCCGGCGGTGTGTCTGGGATGTGTGGCTGGGCCGTGGGGACACCGATGGATGTGATCAAGGCGCGTCTGCAGGTGTCCGGTGTGAGCGGCCGGCGCTACAGAGGATTCTTCCACTGTCTCTCACACAGCGTGAGGAGCGAAGGCCCTGCTGTTCTCTTCAGAGGTCTGACGGTAAACTGCATCCGTGCCTTTCCGGTCAACATGTCCGTCTTCGCCATGTATGAACTGGTTGTTCGTTTTCTGCGTTCGCCGTCATAG